The Phoenix dactylifera cultivar Barhee BC4 chromosome 9, palm_55x_up_171113_PBpolish2nd_filt_p, whole genome shotgun sequence genome window below encodes:
- the LOC103715637 gene encoding chromo domain-containing protein cec-1-like, with amino-acid sequence MATSRPRDARLKERSSSASSAPHHTDTLHGRRTTRPLVPGSSDRDPVRRPMASSSTTATSRGRTQTPSGAVIGRRVPVKTPIEKPPSPSVTPRRVPTPNTLKERTDKSSSSLPRAAISSKPASDKASKPLKSTKTQPSVRAKSLGAPTKEVTGTTTPNATEQPPATKSEQEEETLIQVEESEPVDVPAIKDDVPYELDLTGSFTPNIPEDSTDSTSQTDRQKPSSPTRESEIATNDEGVGGDGNRVDGDEESPKEPEEKPVMESSEEPQSEPAVGSGKPEESEKEKATRVESSETTRPEVVPFRRPEAAATGRKFLKDAPRSNDVIEEARTKLMEKRKSKVLALVGAFETVISLQEPEGQTGQSQGKSGEEGADEGSNATKESTESM; translated from the coding sequence ATGGCTACATCAAGACCAAGGGATGCTCGCCTAAAAGAGAGGAGCAGCTCAGCTTCTTCAGCCCCTCATCACACAGACACCCTCCATGGCCGACGAACCACAAGACCATTGGTCCCCGGTTCCTCTGATCGAGATCCCGTTCGCAGGCCAATGGCGAGCTCGAGCACCACCGCCACTTCCAGAGGCAGGACCCAGACCCCTTCGGGTGCTGTGATTGGAAGACGTGTGCCTGTAAAGACCCCCATTGAGAAGCCTCCATCGCCTTCGGTCACTCCTCGTAGAGTACCCACACCAAACACCCTCAAAGAGAGGACAGACAAGTCTTCATCCTCCTTACCGAGAGCTGCCATCTCTTCGAAACCAGCATCTGATAAAGCATCAAAGCCTCTCAAGAGCACAAAAACTCAACCATCGGTAAGGGCCAAGAGTTTAGGGGCCCCTACAAAAGAAGTTACTGGTACTACTACTCCCAACGCAACAGAACAGCCACCGGCGACAAAGTCCGAGCAAGAAGAGGAGACACTGATCCAAGTTGAAGAGAGTGAACCAGTCGACGTCCCAGCAATAAAAGATGATGTGCCTTATGAGCTCGACCTTACCGGCTCCTTCACACCAAATATTCCAGAAGATAGCACTGACTCTACCTCTCAAACAGATCGACAGAAGCCGAGTTCCCCCACAAGGGAGTCTGAGATAGCTACAAATGACGAAGGAGTCGGCGGTGATGGAAACAGAGTGGATGGAGATGAAGAGAGCCCCAAAGAGCCAGAAGAAAAGCCAGTAATGGAAAGTTCAGAGGAGCCTCAGAGTGAGCCAGCAGTTGGCAGTGGAAAGCCGGAGGAATCTGAGAAAGAGAAGGCGACAAGGGTGGAGTCGAGCGAGACGACGAGGCCCGAGGTGGTGCCTTTCAGGAGGCCGGAGGCGGCAGCGACGGGGAGGAAGTTTTTGAAGGATGCCCCAAGGAGCAATGATGTGATAGAAGAGGCGAGGACCAAGctaatggagaagaggaagagcaaGGTGCTGGCTTTGGTGGGCGCCTTCGAGACCGTTATCTCGCTTCAGGAGCCGGAGGGTCAAACTGGTCAAAGCCAGGGGAAGAGCGGGGAAGAAGGAGCCGACGAGGGGAGCAACGCGACAAAAGAGTCAACGGAGTCGATGTAG
- the LOC103715636 gene encoding villin-4-like: MSVSMRELDPTFQGAGQKAGIEIWRIENFHPVAVPKSSHGKFFTGDSYIILKTTALKSGALRHDIHYWLGKDTSQDEAGTAAIKTVELDAALGGRAVQYREVQAHETEKFLSYFKPCIIPQQGGVVSGFRHSEVNEHEHETRLYVCKGKHVVHVKEVPFARSSLNHDDIFILDTKSKIFQFNGSNSSIQERAKALEVVQYIKDTYHDGKCEVAAVEDGKLMADAEAGEFWGLFGGFAPLPRKGASEDVKSAEVFSARLLCVENGQPVPIDADSLTREMLQTNKCYLLDCGIEVYVWMGRNTSLEERKSASTAAEDLIREPDRPNAHVIRVIEGFETVMFRSKFDTWPQTANVTVSEDGRGKVAALLKRQGLNVKGLMKTDPVKDAEPQPYIDCTGNLQVWRVNGQEKIALSSSDQSKFYSGDCYIFQYSYPGEDREEYLVGTWFGKKSIKEERATAISLAKKMVESLKSQAVQARVYEGREPIQFLSIFQSFIVYKGGVSSGYKNFIAENAIADETYSEDGLALFRVQGSGPDNMQAIQVDPVASSLNSSYCYILHSGSTVFTWSGSLTTSEDQELAERQLDEIKPNVQSKLQKEGTETEQFWDLLGGRSEYISQKVGKEPENDPHLFSCDFLKGDLKITEIYNFTQDDLMTEDIFILDCHSNIFVWVGQQVDSKSKLHALSIGEKFLEHDYLFEKLSQETPIFVVMEESEPPFFTRFFTWDSAKSAMHGNSFQKKLTIVKNGVTPVDKPKRRIPTYGGRSSIPDKSQRSRSMSFSPDRVRVRGRSPAFNALAATFENPNPRNLSTPPPAVTKLYPKSVTPDSGKVSSSRSAAIAALTATFEPPTVTPSKSSEGSLEDKAKSKENFDDSPASLGSRIESLTIQEDLTEGEAEDDEGLPVFPYERLKTSSTDPVSEIDVTKREAYLSSAEFREKFGMTKDAFYKLPKWKQNKLKRAVHLF; this comes from the exons ATGTCGGTGTCAATGAGAGAGTTGGATCCTACTTTCCAAGGAGCAGGACAGAAAGC AGGGATTGAAATATGGCGTATTGAGAATTTTCATCCAGTTGCTGTCCCAAAGTCCTCTCATGGGAAGTTTTTCACAGGGGATTCTTACATCATTCTGAAG ACAACTGCCTTAAAAAGTGGTGCTCTGCGTCATGATATCCATTACTGGCTTGGAAAAGATACAAGCCAG GATGAAGCTGGGACTGCTGCCATCAAGACTGTGGAACTTGATGCAGCCCTTGGTGGACGTGCTGTTCAGTATCGTGAGGTTCAGGCCCATGAAACCGAGAAGTTCCTGTCTTATTTTAAACCATGTATCATTCCACAACAGGGAGGGGTGGTATCTGGATTCAGGCATTCTGAAGTAAATGAACATGAGCATGAGACTCGTCTATATGTTTGCAAAGGAAAACATGTTGTCCATGTAAAAGAG GTTCCATTTGCGCGGTCATCCctcaatcatgatgacatattCATTCTGGATACCAAGTCTAAGATTTTTCAGTTTAATGGATCCAACTCATCTATTCAAGAGAGGGCTAAAGCTCTTGAAGTTGTCCAATACATTAAAGATACCTATCATGATGGCAAGTGTGAGGTTGCTGCTGTAG AGGATGGAAAGTTGATGGCTGATGCTGAGGCTGGAGAGTTCTGGGGTCTCTTTGGTGGCTTTGCACCTCTTCCGAGAAAGGGAGCCTCTGAGGATGTAAAAAGTGCGGAGGTCTTTTCTGCAAGGCTTCTTTG TGTTGAGAACGGGCAGCCAGTGCCTATTGATGCTGATTCATTGACAAGGGAAATGCTACAGACAAATAAGTGTTACCTGCTGGATTGTGGTATTGAAGTTTATGTGTGGATGGGCAGAAATACATCTCTCGAGGAGCGGAAAAGTGCAAGCACTGCTGCAGAG GATTTAATTCGTGAACCTGACCGACCTAATGCTCATGTAATCCGTGTTATTGAGGGATTCGAAACTGTCATGTTTCGATCAAAATTTGACACATGGCCGCAGACAGCTAATGTAACAGTGTCCGAAGATGGTAGAGGCAAGGTCGCCG CACTTCTAAAACGCCAAGGATTGAATGTGAAAGGCCTTATGAAGACTGATCCTGTCAAAGATGCTGAACCTCAGCCATATATTGATTGCACAGGCAATTTACAG GTTTGGCGTGTTAATGGCCAAGAAAAGATCGCTCTTTCATCGTCTGATCAGTCAAAATTTTATAGCGGAGATTGTTATATTTTCCAGTATTCATATCCTGGTGAAGATAGAGAAGAATACCTTGTTGGCACTTGGTTTGGGAAGAAAAGCATCAAG GAAGAGAGGGCCACAGCTATCTCTCTCGCTAAGAAGATGGTTGAATCTTTGAAATCACAGGCTGTTCAG GCTCGCGTGTATGAAGGGAGGGAACCTATTCAGTTCCTTTCAATATTCCAGAGCTTTATCGTGTATAAG GGCGGTGTTAGTTCTGGTTATAAGAATTTCATCGCTGAAAATGCAATTGCTGACGAGACATACTCGGAAGATGGGCTTGCACTTTTCCGAGTTCAGGGTTCTGGACCAGACAATATGCAGGCAATTCAAGTTGATCCG GTGGCATCGTCTTTAAATTCATCTTATTGTTACATATTGCATAGTGGCAGTACTGTTTTTACATGGTCTGGAAGTCTTACCACCTCTGAAGACCAAGAGCTTGCTGAGAGACAGCTAGATGAAATAAAG CCAAATGTGCAGTCCAAACTGCAAAAGGAAGGAACAGAAACTGAACAATTTTGGGACTTGCTAGGAGGCAGAAGTGAATATATTAGTCAAAAGGTTGGAAAGGAACCAGAAAATGATCCTCACCTATTCTCTTGTGATTTCTTAAAAG GTGATTTAAAG ATTACAGAAATATACAACTTCACTCAGGATGATTTGATGACTGAAGATATATTCATTCTGGACTGTCATTCAAACATCTTTGTTTGGGTCGGACAACAGGTGGATTCCAAGAGCAAATTACATGCCTTAAGTATAGGAGAG AAATTTCTTGAACATGATTATCTTTTTGAAAAACTATCTCAAGAAACTCCGATATTTGTTGTTATGGAAGAGAGTGAGCCACCTTTCTTCACTCGTTTCTTTACATGGGACTCTGCAAAATCAGCT ATGCATGGAAATTCATTCCAGAAGAAGCTCACAATTGTGAAAAATGGAGTCACTCCGGTTGAT AAGCCCAAGCGCCGAATACCAACATATGGAGGAAGATCTAGCATTCCAGACAAGTCTCAGCGCTCGAGAAGTATGTCTTTCAGTCCTGACAGAGTACGCGTAAGAGGAAGATCCCCAGCTTTTAATGCACTAGCTGCTACCTTCGAGAATCCAAATCCTAGAAATCTTTCAACCCCTCCTCCAGCTGTTACAAAACTCTATCCAAAATCTGTGACCCCAGACTCTGGGAAAGTATCTTCTTCCAGGTCAGCAGCGATAGCTGCTTTAACTGCTACTTTTGAACCACCAACTGTTACACCATCAAAGTCATCAGAAG GGAGCTTGGAGGACAAAGCAAAATCCAAGGAGAATTTTGATGACAGCCCTGCTTCATTGGGTAGTAGAATTGAGTCTCTCACCATTCAAGAAGATTTGACAGAGGGTGAAGCTGAAGATGACGAAGGGCTTCCTGTATTTCCTTATGAACGGCTTAAAACATCATCCACTGACCCTGTTTCAGAAATTGATGTAACCAAGAGAGAG GCTTATTTATCTTCAGCAGAGTTCAGAGAGAAATTTGGCATGACAAAGGATGCTTTCTACAAGCTACCTAAGTGGAAGCAGAATAAGCTTAAAAGGGCAGTTCATTTGTTTTAA